The genomic window GAGGCTCATTCGATTTAgaaaagcagaagaaattTGCTAAACTTTCCACCATTGTGGACGCATACTCAAAATACCAAGAAGACTTGAAGCAGTATAATGAGCTGCAAGAAATAGTTCAACTGGACCCTTCacttaaagaagaagctgaatCAGATATTGCAGTTTTATTACCTGAGTTAGATAAGACGGGGAAATCGTTAGCAAGCAAGCTCTTGCCACCCCATCCGTTTGCAGAAAAACCAAGTATCTTGGAACTTAGACCGGGCGTTGGTGGATCTGAAGCCATGATATTCACCCAGGACCTTTTGAACATGTATATAAACTACGCAAATTACCATAAGTGGAAATGGAGCTTGATATCTAAAACAGAAAATGCTAGTGGTACTGGTGTATTAGAAGCTATCTTAAACATTGACGAGCCTGGCTCATACGATAAATTAAAGTTTGAAGCCGGTGTACATCGTGTACAAAGAGTCCCTGCCACAGAAACGAAAGGAAGAACGCATACATCTACAGCAGCAGTTGTTGTGCTACCTAAAATGggagaagaaagtgaatCAGATGCATATGAAAGAACGTTCAAACCAGATGAAATCCGGATAGATGTTATGAGGGCAAGTGGAAAAGGTGGACAGCATGTTAACACCACTGATTCTGCCGTGAGACTAACACATTATCCATCAGGAATCGTCATATCGATGCAGGAGGAAAGATCGCAACACAGAAATAAAGCTAAAGCGTTTGCTATTCTTCGAGCTAGGCTTGCAGAAAAGGAAAGgttggaaaaagaagagaaagagagaaacgCTAG from Kluyveromyces marxianus DMKU3-1042 DNA, complete genome, chromosome 6 includes these protein-coding regions:
- the MRF1 gene encoding Mrf1p, which codes for MLSQGGSFDLEKQKKFAKLSTIVDAYSKYQEDLKQYNELQEIVQLDPSLKEEAESDIAVLLPELDKTGKSLASKLLPPHPFAEKPSILELRPGVGGSEAMIFTQDLLNMYINYANYHKWKWSLISKTENASGTGVLEAILNIDEPGSYDKLKFEAGVHRVQRVPATETKGRTHTSTAAVVVLPKMGEESESDAYERTFKPDEIRIDVMRASGKGGQHVNTTDSAVRLTHYPSGIVISMQEERSQHRNKAKAFAILRARLAEKERLEKEEKERNARKDQVSSTDRSDKIRTYNYPQNRITDHRCGYTLYDIEGVMKGERLDDVIDALEMFDADQKSKLLLEEMS